The following proteins are encoded in a genomic region of Caldilineales bacterium:
- a CDS encoding DUF692 family protein: protein MQFALNYSPQAAELVRAGQIDIDLFKCPPWTEITAAAQAVRPVYVHFGLQAGGGRGLVMVNGDKQPADWGEIERWLQTTATGFVNLHLEATASQHPAIPFASTSRDDAAIVTAAYCRDVMAAVAQFGAERVIVENNHGNNNKAIAAGILPEVIADVVANTGCGFLLDLSHARLAARRLGMDESEYLARLPTGSTREIHLTGLQPFGSPWEERMRANGVDEARIARHQGRWLDHLPLTEADWPVMAWAAAEIRQGRWGQPQIIAVECGGAGPLWQALTDAGALAEQIPRLWAIFDRESGG from the coding sequence ATGCAGTTCGCCCTCAACTACTCGCCCCAGGCCGCCGAGCTGGTTCGGGCTGGCCAGATCGACATCGACCTGTTCAAGTGCCCGCCCTGGACCGAGATAACGGCGGCAGCCCAGGCCGTCCGCCCGGTCTATGTCCATTTTGGGCTACAGGCAGGGGGAGGGCGCGGCCTGGTGATGGTCAATGGCGACAAACAACCCGCCGATTGGGGTGAGATCGAACGCTGGCTGCAGACGACCGCCACCGGCTTCGTCAACCTCCATCTCGAAGCCACCGCCAGCCAGCACCCCGCCATCCCCTTCGCCTCGACCAGCCGCGATGACGCCGCCATCGTGACCGCCGCCTATTGCCGCGATGTGATGGCGGCCGTGGCCCAGTTCGGGGCCGAGCGGGTCATCGTCGAGAACAACCACGGCAACAACAACAAAGCCATCGCCGCCGGCATCCTGCCCGAAGTCATCGCCGACGTGGTCGCAAACACCGGCTGCGGCTTCCTCCTCGACCTTTCTCACGCCCGGCTGGCGGCGCGGCGCCTGGGCATGGACGAAAGCGAGTACCTTGCCCGGCTGCCGACCGGAAGCACGCGCGAGATCCACCTCACCGGCCTCCAGCCTTTTGGCAGCCCCTGGGAGGAGCGGATGCGGGCCAACGGCGTCGATGAGGCGCGCATCGCCCGCCACCAGGGTCGCTGGCTCGACCACCTGCCGCTGACCGAGGCCGATTGGCCGGTGATGGCATGGGCGGCGGCGGAGATCCGGCAAGGAAGATGGGGCCAGCCGCAGATCATCGCCGTCGAATGCGGCGGCGCCGGCCCGCTGTGGCAAGCCCTGACCGATGCCGGCGCCCTGGCCGAGCAGATCCCTCGCCTGTGGGCCATCTTTGACCGGGAGAGCGGGGGATGA
- a CDS encoding glycosyltransferase family 4 protein — MIIGLDASRALRAKRTGTERYSLELINALLALESGHDIRLYVPSPPANRDLFHKQARFTVVPGRRLWTHAHLGPYLRRHPPDVLFVPAHVLPVSGPDARRLPTVVTVHDLGYEHFPAAHPWRQRAYLRWSTRRHARIASRIIADSQATKEDLVRLYGADPDRIHVVHLAPDPSLKPERDPARIARALGSYGLPDGAEYILHIGTLQPRKNLARLIEAFALVRQRLPDRPLYLVLAGSPGFDSQSLYEMPAAYGIEPFVRFTGFARVHDIPALYAAAACYAFPSLCEGFGFPALEAQACDTPLVCAAASSLPEVAGDGALYFDPLDVSALAAALTRVLTEPELRAGLIANGRANLTRFSWAKTAAETLAVLELAAA, encoded by the coding sequence ATGATCATCGGTCTCGACGCCTCCCGCGCCCTGCGCGCCAAGCGCACCGGCACCGAACGCTATAGCCTGGAACTGATCAATGCCCTCCTCGCCCTCGAGAGCGGCCATGACATCCGCCTGTACGTGCCATCGCCACCGGCCAACCGCGACCTCTTTCACAAACAGGCGCGCTTCACCGTCGTCCCCGGCCGGCGCTTGTGGACGCACGCCCACCTCGGCCCCTATCTCCGCCGCCACCCGCCCGACGTCCTCTTCGTCCCCGCCCACGTCCTGCCGGTCAGCGGCCCCGATGCCAGACGCCTCCCCACCGTCGTCACCGTCCACGACCTGGGCTACGAACACTTCCCCGCCGCCCATCCCTGGCGCCAGCGGGCCTATCTGCGCTGGAGTACCCGCCGCCACGCCCGCATCGCCAGCCGCATCATCGCCGATTCACAGGCCACGAAAGAGGACCTCGTCCGTCTGTACGGCGCCGACCCCGACCGCATTCACGTCGTCCACCTGGCCCCCGACCCCAGCCTGAAGCCCGAACGCGACCCGGCTCGCATCGCCCGCGCCCTGGGCAGCTACGGCCTACCCGATGGCGCCGAGTACATCCTCCACATCGGCACCCTGCAACCGCGCAAGAATCTGGCCCGGCTGATCGAAGCCTTCGCCCTCGTGCGGCAACGTTTGCCCGACCGTCCTCTCTACCTGGTTCTGGCCGGCAGCCCCGGCTTCGATAGTCAATCACTATACGAAATGCCGGCCGCCTACGGCATCGAGCCGTTCGTCCGCTTTACCGGTTTCGCCCGCGTCCACGACATCCCCGCCCTCTATGCCGCCGCCGCCTGCTATGCCTTCCCCTCACTATGCGAGGGCTTCGGATTTCCGGCCCTGGAAGCGCAAGCCTGCGACACCCCACTCGTCTGTGCCGCCGCCTCGTCCCTGCCCGAAGTCGCCGGCGACGGCGCCCTCTACTTCGACCCCCTCGACGTCTCAGCCCTGGCCGCCGCCCTGACCCGCGTCCTCACCGAACCCGAGCTCCGCGCTGGCCTCATCGCCAACGGCCGCGCCAACCTGACCCGCTTTTCCTGGGCCAAGACCGCCGCCGAGACCCTGGCCGTCCTGGAATTGGCCGCCGCCTGA